The proteins below are encoded in one region of Sulfolobus sp. A20:
- a CDS encoding acyl-CoA dehydrogenase family protein, with product MSEREIIVNTLREFLRRDVEKISSKIDEDDRFPRDLVKKLGELGFLLPLYNGLSHYDMLIILEEIAKVSGSLALIADAQGELAGEMLRLYSNESQKKNYLDPIAKGEMIGSFALSEPSGGSDVGNMKTKAEKDNGSWKIKGHKMWITQGLYADVFVTIAKTGDTRRELSVFLVPRDGCIETRKIEVMGNRGTGTAEVIFHDCKVSNDNVIGEINNGWNMVNSVLEVGRLAITGIAIGLAEASLEEALNWARSREAFGNKLYDFQGIRWYFANSVAKINSIRALAKEVSKKFDENSKDKGVYVSMLKLLSAQMANEVVDTSLQILGGMGYAKGTKIERIYRDVRLMRIGEGSDEVQRHIISKYIDQFGIPLLD from the coding sequence ATGAGCGAAAGAGAAATTATAGTTAACACGTTAAGAGAATTCTTAAGAAGAGATGTTGAAAAAATTTCAAGTAAAATAGATGAGGATGATCGTTTCCCCAGAGATCTAGTTAAAAAACTAGGAGAACTAGGCTTTCTTTTACCCCTATATAATGGTCTATCGCATTACGACATGTTAATTATATTAGAGGAGATTGCAAAGGTTAGCGGATCTTTAGCGTTAATAGCGGATGCCCAAGGAGAGCTAGCTGGAGAGATGTTAAGACTCTACAGTAATGAAAGTCAAAAGAAGAATTACTTAGATCCGATAGCAAAGGGGGAAATGATAGGTAGTTTTGCATTATCAGAGCCTTCCGGTGGAAGCGATGTAGGAAATATGAAAACTAAGGCTGAGAAGGATAACGGTTCGTGGAAGATTAAAGGACATAAGATGTGGATAACGCAAGGTCTTTACGCAGATGTTTTCGTTACTATAGCTAAAACAGGGGATACTAGGAGAGAATTATCAGTTTTTTTAGTACCTAGGGATGGTTGCATTGAGACGAGAAAAATTGAAGTAATGGGTAATAGGGGAACCGGTACTGCTGAGGTGATCTTTCACGATTGCAAAGTATCTAACGATAACGTGATAGGGGAGATAAATAATGGCTGGAATATGGTCAACTCTGTCCTAGAAGTAGGTAGGTTAGCTATAACGGGAATAGCTATTGGTTTAGCTGAGGCTTCATTGGAAGAGGCTCTAAATTGGGCTAGATCTAGAGAAGCGTTTGGAAATAAGCTTTATGATTTTCAAGGAATTAGGTGGTATTTTGCTAACTCAGTAGCTAAGATTAATTCGATAAGGGCATTGGCAAAAGAGGTTAGTAAGAAATTCGATGAAAATTCTAAAGATAAGGGAGTGTACGTTTCTATGTTAAAACTACTCTCCGCTCAAATGGCTAATGAGGTAGTTGATACTTCTCTTCAGATATTAGGCGGTATGGGCTATGCTAAAGGTACAAAAATTGAAAGAATATACAGAGACGTTAGATTAATGCGAATAGGTGAAGGAAGCGATGAGGTTCAAAGGCATATTATATCTAAATATATTGATCAATTCGGAATTCCATTATTAGACTAA
- a CDS encoding thiolase domain-containing protein, with amino-acid sequence MNRIAVIGVGWYGFRPTTPEVSFREMVFEASSRAYADAGNINPRNDVDSFISCQEDFWEGIGIADEFAPDQIGGAMRPTMTVTGDSLQGLAHALMHINSGIADIVSVEAHSKVSDILTFSDIVKLSMDPIYVRSINPQNMHFIAGLDAVKFMERKGVSREDLAIVVEKNKKNGLSSPRSSYASNIKASDVLMKDFVVYPLTELDIAPFVDGAITVVVADEETAKKVKKDDYLLISGIGYATDSNNLETAELGKAEYMRIASEMAYKMAKVNSPRKHFDAVFVDDRYSYKELEHLEGLRISEEPVKDLREGNFSPQGEIPVNPFGGHLAKGVPLEASGFSLLLDAIDYIRQGKGEKVLVASWRGIPTFTGSVLVVEKP; translated from the coding sequence TTGAATCGGATAGCAGTAATTGGAGTAGGCTGGTATGGTTTTAGACCAACTACGCCGGAAGTATCATTTAGGGAAATGGTATTTGAGGCATCTAGTAGAGCATATGCAGATGCTGGGAATATTAATCCTAGAAATGATGTAGATTCGTTCATATCATGTCAAGAAGATTTTTGGGAGGGCATAGGGATTGCTGACGAATTTGCTCCAGATCAGATAGGTGGAGCAATGAGACCAACAATGACTGTTACCGGGGATTCACTACAAGGTTTAGCGCACGCGCTCATGCACATAAATTCTGGCATTGCCGATATAGTATCAGTAGAGGCACACTCTAAGGTAAGTGACATATTAACTTTTAGTGATATTGTAAAACTTTCAATGGATCCAATTTATGTTAGGTCAATAAATCCTCAAAACATGCACTTCATAGCTGGTCTTGATGCCGTGAAATTTATGGAAAGAAAAGGAGTTAGTAGAGAAGACTTAGCAATAGTTGTGGAGAAGAATAAGAAAAACGGACTTTCTTCACCTAGATCGTCATATGCCAGCAACATAAAGGCTAGCGACGTCTTAATGAAGGATTTTGTAGTTTACCCATTAACAGAGTTGGACATAGCTCCATTTGTAGACGGGGCTATAACGGTAGTGGTAGCTGATGAGGAAACAGCTAAGAAGGTAAAAAAGGATGACTATTTGTTAATAAGTGGTATAGGATATGCGACTGACTCGAATAATTTGGAAACAGCTGAATTAGGCAAAGCTGAATATATGAGAATAGCCTCTGAAATGGCATATAAGATGGCAAAAGTGAACTCCCCAAGAAAGCATTTCGATGCAGTATTTGTAGATGATAGGTACAGTTATAAAGAATTAGAACACTTAGAAGGTCTTAGGATTTCCGAAGAACCAGTTAAAGACCTAAGAGAGGGAAATTTTTCGCCTCAAGGTGAGATTCCAGTAAATCCATTTGGTGGACATTTAGCTAAGGGTGTTCCACTAGAAGCCTCTGGTTTCTCTTTACTTCTAGATGCAATAGATTATATTAGACAAGGTAAAGGTGAGAAGGTATTAGTTGCCTCATGGAGGGGAATTCCAACTTTCACTGGTAGTGTGTTGGTGGTGGAGAAGCCATGA
- a CDS encoding thiolase domain-containing protein, producing the protein MKVNIHLNKRVAIIGAGMTLFRRRLLETPQEIAWEASNKALEEAGLELKDIDCVVIGSAPDAFDGVHLKGEYLAHGSGGIKKPVSRVFVGGATGVMTAIAGWYHVASGLCQKVLAVAEEKMSPDRPHPQAVFRYIWDPILEKPLNPNLIWIFAMEMHRYMAKYGIKKEEIALVSVKNKRNAINNPYAQLGANITVEDVLNSEVLVWPVQLLDVSPVSDGGAAIVMTSEDVARRYTDTPIWVEGVGWTLDNTEWPGRDLAYPRYVEFAARMAYKMAGIERPDKEIDVVEPYDPFDYKELHHLEGLLLAKKGEAPKLLKEGVFDIDGDIPSSPSGGLLGVGNPIAAAGLMKVISIYWQLKGTAGKMQVKRPVHTGLAQAWGDLMQAGTVIVLRN; encoded by the coding sequence ATGAAGGTAAATATCCACCTTAATAAAAGAGTAGCAATTATTGGAGCTGGAATGACGCTATTTAGAAGAAGATTGCTGGAAACACCTCAAGAAATTGCGTGGGAAGCCTCTAACAAGGCTTTAGAAGAGGCTGGGTTAGAATTAAAAGATATAGACTGTGTGGTTATTGGTAGTGCTCCAGATGCATTTGACGGTGTGCATCTTAAAGGAGAGTACTTAGCCCATGGCTCCGGTGGAATAAAAAAACCAGTTAGCAGAGTTTTTGTGGGAGGAGCTACTGGAGTAATGACAGCTATTGCAGGCTGGTATCACGTAGCTAGTGGGTTATGCCAAAAAGTCTTAGCAGTAGCTGAAGAAAAAATGAGTCCAGATAGACCTCATCCCCAAGCAGTTTTTAGATACATTTGGGATCCTATTTTAGAAAAACCGTTAAATCCCAATTTAATATGGATCTTCGCGATGGAAATGCATAGATACATGGCTAAATACGGAATAAAGAAAGAGGAGATAGCTTTAGTGTCAGTTAAAAATAAGAGGAATGCTATAAATAATCCTTATGCCCAGTTAGGGGCTAACATAACTGTTGAAGATGTTTTAAACAGCGAGGTATTAGTATGGCCAGTACAGCTTCTTGACGTAAGCCCAGTGAGTGATGGAGGAGCCGCAATAGTTATGACTTCAGAGGACGTGGCTAGGAGATATACAGACACTCCAATATGGGTGGAAGGAGTTGGTTGGACGCTAGATAATACTGAATGGCCTGGTAGAGACTTAGCTTATCCTAGATATGTTGAGTTCGCCGCAAGAATGGCGTACAAAATGGCTGGGATTGAAAGACCAGATAAAGAGATTGATGTGGTAGAGCCTTATGATCCATTTGATTACAAAGAACTTCATCATTTAGAGGGATTATTACTAGCTAAGAAAGGCGAAGCGCCAAAACTGTTAAAGGAAGGAGTATTTGATATTGATGGAGATATACCGAGTAGTCCAAGTGGAGGTTTATTAGGAGTAGGTAACCCAATAGCAGCTGCTGGACTTATGAAAGTAATTAGTATTTATTGGCAACTTAAGGGAACAGCCGGAAAAATGCAAGTTAAGAGACCAGTTCATACTGGATTGGCTCAAGCTTGGGGAGATTTAATGCAAGCAGGAACTGTGATAGTTTTACGCAATTGA
- a CDS encoding Zn-ribbon domain-containing OB-fold protein produces MVTPLKEEELNKHMVISYKPNAKYAYTAGQAQSKYLLGLKEGKIYGRKCNNCGKIYVPPKMYCEECFRPTDEWVEVKDEGIVMTAVASFISWTRAKLEEPEIVGVIRLFPSTDRDFVFPGIFHRICTSYEEVKNMNIIGKRVKAVWKPKEERKGSIEDIQCFKVI; encoded by the coding sequence ATGGTTACTCCATTAAAAGAAGAAGAATTGAATAAACATATGGTTATCTCATATAAGCCTAATGCTAAATACGCATACACTGCTGGACAGGCTCAAAGCAAATACTTGTTAGGTCTTAAAGAAGGTAAAATTTATGGTAGGAAATGTAATAATTGCGGTAAAATTTACGTCCCTCCAAAAATGTACTGTGAAGAATGCTTCAGACCTACGGATGAGTGGGTTGAAGTAAAGGATGAGGGAATAGTAATGACGGCCGTTGCTAGTTTCATAAGTTGGACCAGAGCTAAACTTGAAGAGCCTGAAATTGTCGGTGTTATTAGACTATTCCCATCTACGGATAGAGATTTCGTATTTCCAGGGATATTTCATAGAATATGTACATCGTATGAAGAGGTAAAGAATATGAATATTATTGGGAAGAGAGTTAAGGCAGTTTGGAAACCTAAAGAAGAAAGAAAAGGAAGCATAGAAGATATTCAATGTTTTAAGGTGATATAA
- a CDS encoding Zn-ribbon domain-containing OB-fold protein, whose amino-acid sequence MSWEKVGRDGKLLRWYDVMEVEKYEYTVGPAGEQFFNGLKQNKIIGSKCPKCGKVFVPARLYCEECFIKIENYVEIDANEVYVDSYTIIYKDDEGNKLQNPVYIALIRFKNAKGGLLCYADGNVRPGAKAKIVSFDWPLKVKVD is encoded by the coding sequence ATGTCTTGGGAAAAAGTTGGTAGAGATGGAAAGTTGCTAAGATGGTACGACGTTATGGAAGTTGAAAAGTATGAGTATACAGTGGGACCTGCAGGAGAGCAATTCTTCAATGGTTTAAAGCAAAACAAGATAATAGGAAGTAAATGTCCTAAGTGTGGAAAAGTATTTGTTCCAGCTAGACTATATTGCGAGGAATGTTTCATTAAGATAGAGAATTATGTTGAAATAGACGCTAATGAAGTATACGTTGACTCATACACAATCATCTACAAAGACGATGAAGGAAATAAGCTTCAAAACCCTGTCTATATAGCACTCATAAGGTTTAAGAACGCAAAAGGAGGTTTACTATGTTATGCAGATGGTAATGTTAGACCCGGTGCTAAGGCTAAGATAGTGAGCTTTGATTGGCCCTTAAAAGTTAAGGTTGATTAA
- the iorA gene encoding indolepyruvate ferredoxin oxidoreductase subunit alpha — translation MIELSSTRRIILGNEAIAFASLSSGVGVATGYPGTPSTEIIETLMKYGNNIHVEWSVNEKVAFETAYGAAINGAYALTTMKHVGLNVAADPLMSSSYTGVEGAFVIVSADDPSMWSSQSEQDNRYYGLHALIPVLEPYDPQSAYDLTIQGFRLSNSVKHPVILRTTTRISHVRGQVELKPPAKPVLGKLIKDPKKYVLVPENARRNRIEQLKRWEKIQDEVERLNEFIDNGSKNLIIASGISFAYVTDAINELKVNANVLRISTPVPIPRRLILKAVSRAERLLIVEEGEPIVEMQIKDLLYDQGIRVELHGKDLISRVGEMSLDKVYRAFDEFFNLNLVSDYLETPSDIPMRPPALCPGCPHRNSFIDLRKAIPMASYNLNETFFSGDIGCYTLGLLPPFDAQDASIDMGSSIGIANGVYRATGKIPIAIIGDSTFFHSGIPALVNAVYNKTPMLVFILDNRATAMTGQQPSPSKDIDIGEVCKGIGVKYVKYIDPFETNSSVKVLTDALKWVKENGEPAVVIAKRACALLVLDEVEEELPKAVVDLNKCTGCSICYDYFTCPAIIPRNDKKAEIDVYNCIGCGACVPICPFKAISLTGNKPEKWDELWLG, via the coding sequence ATGATTGAACTTTCTTCAACAAGGAGAATAATTTTGGGAAATGAGGCGATAGCCTTTGCGTCCTTATCTTCTGGCGTGGGGGTTGCCACAGGCTATCCCGGCACCCCTTCAACTGAAATAATAGAAACACTAATGAAGTACGGAAATAATATTCACGTTGAGTGGAGTGTCAACGAGAAAGTGGCCTTTGAAACAGCTTATGGTGCGGCAATAAATGGGGCTTATGCCTTAACAACGATGAAACATGTTGGCCTTAACGTTGCAGCAGATCCATTAATGAGTTCCTCCTATACTGGAGTAGAGGGAGCTTTCGTTATAGTTTCAGCTGATGATCCATCAATGTGGTCCTCACAAAGCGAGCAGGATAATAGATATTATGGACTTCATGCCCTTATACCGGTTTTAGAACCATATGATCCTCAATCAGCTTATGACTTAACGATTCAAGGGTTTAGATTGAGTAATAGCGTAAAGCATCCCGTAATACTAAGAACGACTACTCGTATAAGTCATGTCAGAGGTCAGGTTGAGTTAAAGCCTCCAGCTAAACCAGTTTTAGGTAAGCTAATTAAAGATCCTAAGAAGTACGTTCTAGTTCCGGAGAACGCTAGAAGAAATAGGATTGAGCAGCTTAAGAGATGGGAGAAAATACAAGACGAAGTTGAAAGATTAAACGAATTTATCGACAACGGTAGTAAAAATTTAATAATTGCCTCTGGCATATCTTTCGCATACGTAACAGATGCAATCAACGAATTGAAAGTTAACGCTAATGTTTTAAGAATATCCACTCCGGTTCCAATACCAAGAAGGTTAATACTAAAAGCAGTGAGTAGGGCTGAAAGGTTATTAATTGTTGAAGAGGGTGAACCAATTGTTGAAATGCAAATTAAAGACTTGCTTTATGACCAAGGTATTAGAGTTGAACTTCACGGAAAGGATCTAATAAGTAGGGTAGGTGAGATGAGTTTAGATAAGGTTTATAGAGCATTTGATGAGTTTTTCAACTTGAACTTAGTCAGTGATTATTTAGAAACCCCATCTGATATTCCTATGAGACCTCCAGCTTTATGTCCAGGTTGTCCACATAGAAACTCATTCATAGATTTAAGAAAGGCTATACCTATGGCCTCCTATAATTTAAATGAAACATTCTTCTCCGGAGATATTGGATGTTACACATTGGGTTTACTTCCTCCTTTTGATGCTCAAGACGCGTCAATAGACATGGGCTCTAGTATTGGTATTGCTAATGGCGTTTATAGAGCTACGGGGAAAATTCCTATTGCGATTATAGGAGACTCTACGTTCTTTCATAGTGGAATACCAGCATTAGTAAACGCGGTATACAATAAGACTCCGATGCTGGTATTCATTCTAGATAATAGAGCTACGGCAATGACGGGTCAACAGCCTAGTCCATCTAAAGATATAGATATTGGAGAAGTTTGCAAAGGTATTGGCGTAAAGTATGTAAAATACATAGATCCCTTTGAAACCAATTCATCAGTTAAAGTCTTAACAGACGCATTGAAGTGGGTTAAAGAAAATGGAGAGCCAGCTGTTGTAATAGCTAAAAGAGCTTGTGCGCTTCTAGTTTTAGATGAAGTTGAGGAAGAGTTACCAAAAGCTGTTGTGGATTTGAATAAGTGCACTGGTTGTAGTATCTGTTATGATTATTTCACATGTCCCGCAATAATTCCTAGAAACGATAAGAAGGCTGAGATAGATGTCTATAACTGTATAGGATGTGGGGCATGCGTTCCAATATGCCCATTTAAGGCAATCTCACTTACCGGCAACAAGCCAGAGAAGTGGGATGAATTATGGCTAGGCTGA
- a CDS encoding indolepyruvate oxidoreductase subunit beta, translating to MARLNILIAGIGGQGIITMGKIIAEAGSYSNTKVLVAETHGLAQRGGGVNIHVRIGEVNSPLIPLGKADYLVGLEATEVLRNLSYASKSTNIIINSYVVRPVLPKVRILSLNEILQRLRGLKVYVVNANEIAIKAGNPKALNAAILGFMFGLGAFEGLISEDSFVKALKYESNIKAFKLGQSMKVFIK from the coding sequence ATGGCTAGGCTGAACATCCTAATTGCAGGAATAGGTGGGCAAGGCATAATTACTATGGGTAAGATAATAGCTGAGGCTGGTAGTTATTCAAACACTAAAGTCTTAGTAGCTGAAACTCATGGACTAGCTCAAAGAGGTGGTGGAGTTAATATTCATGTTAGGATTGGAGAGGTAAATTCACCATTAATACCGCTAGGGAAAGCCGATTACCTAGTAGGATTAGAAGCTACTGAAGTTTTAAGGAATTTAAGTTACGCCTCTAAGTCTACTAATATTATAATTAACTCCTACGTTGTGAGGCCCGTTTTACCGAAAGTGAGGATATTAAGCTTAAACGAGATCCTTCAAAGATTAAGGGGTTTGAAGGTATATGTCGTTAATGCTAACGAAATCGCTATAAAAGCAGGTAATCCTAAGGCCTTAAATGCAGCAATACTGGGTTTCATGTTTGGCTTAGGTGCTTTTGAGGGATTGATTTCTGAAGATTCGTTCGTAAAAGCGTTAAAATATGAGAGCAATATTAAGGCATTTAAATTAGGTCAATCTATGAAAGTTTTTATTAAATAG
- a CDS encoding AMP-binding protein encodes MTFEPDKEWIENSNVYKFMVDKNLGSLDEFIKYSYENPQFWEDFVKVIGLRFSKPYDKILDLSNGKQWPKWFVNGELNIGDQIPDNSEVFIKWMDENFNTRLVSYSQILSESKAISSWLKRIGLRKGDRVAIYMPMIPEIVSVMLGAIRAGMIIVPLFSGFGPEPIKVRLEDSEAKVIFTVDKTIRRGKEVEMLKNLEQMNVQKVVISREGIKGDFYEYKEVIKTGGDGLERTGTEDPMMIIYTSGTTGKPKGCVHTHDGFPIKASADIYFQFDLKRGETLMWITDMGWMMGPWMVFGSLLLGGKIGMIEGYTNKEVIEKFAEDMRVDVLGLSASLVRALRSQGNSMKLNVRLTGNTGEPIDAESWYWLFYNTDRKPIINYSGGTEISGGILGNYVIKKIKPSSFNGPSPGINASVFNEEGREAGPNEEGELVVLSVWPGMTRGFWRNPERYLETYWSTWKDVWVHGDLAFRDEEGYFYIVGRSDDTIKVAGKRVGPAEIESVLNSYPQVVESACVGVPDPMKGEKVICLVVTKNNNIEKEIMKYAEDKLGKALAPSEIKIVKELPKTRNAKIMRRLIRAVYLNKPLGDISSLENPSSLEEIRKVFS; translated from the coding sequence ATGACTTTCGAACCTGATAAAGAGTGGATAGAAAATAGTAACGTTTACAAATTCATGGTGGACAAGAATTTAGGCTCATTAGATGAATTCATCAAATATAGTTATGAGAATCCGCAATTTTGGGAAGATTTTGTAAAGGTAATTGGGCTAAGATTTTCAAAACCATATGATAAAATTCTTGATTTATCTAATGGAAAACAGTGGCCAAAATGGTTTGTTAACGGAGAATTAAACATTGGTGATCAAATCCCAGATAATTCAGAAGTTTTCATAAAGTGGATGGACGAAAATTTTAACACGAGATTGGTCAGCTATAGTCAGATTTTAAGCGAAAGTAAGGCAATTTCTAGTTGGCTAAAGAGGATAGGATTAAGAAAGGGTGATAGAGTAGCAATTTACATGCCCATGATTCCGGAGATAGTTTCAGTAATGTTAGGGGCTATACGAGCTGGTATGATAATAGTTCCTTTATTCTCTGGATTTGGACCAGAACCTATTAAGGTTAGACTTGAGGATAGTGAGGCTAAGGTTATTTTTACAGTTGACAAGACAATTAGAAGAGGGAAAGAAGTTGAAATGCTAAAGAATTTAGAGCAAATGAATGTACAAAAGGTTGTAATAAGTAGGGAAGGTATTAAGGGTGATTTTTACGAATACAAGGAAGTTATAAAAACTGGGGGAGATGGTCTAGAGAGAACTGGAACTGAGGATCCTATGATGATAATATATACATCTGGAACCACAGGGAAGCCTAAAGGTTGCGTACATACACATGACGGATTCCCTATCAAAGCTTCTGCAGACATTTACTTTCAATTCGATTTAAAAAGAGGAGAAACATTAATGTGGATAACTGATATGGGCTGGATGATGGGACCTTGGATGGTTTTCGGTTCTCTACTTTTAGGAGGTAAAATTGGAATGATTGAGGGATATACTAATAAAGAGGTCATAGAGAAATTCGCAGAAGATATGAGAGTTGATGTATTAGGCTTGTCAGCCAGTTTAGTTAGGGCTTTAAGAAGTCAAGGCAATAGTATGAAATTAAACGTAAGACTTACCGGTAATACTGGAGAACCCATAGATGCAGAGAGTTGGTACTGGTTATTCTATAATACTGACCGAAAGCCAATTATAAATTACTCCGGGGGTACTGAAATTTCCGGAGGAATCTTAGGAAATTATGTTATCAAGAAAATAAAACCATCCTCATTTAATGGTCCTTCCCCCGGAATAAATGCATCAGTTTTTAATGAGGAAGGAAGGGAAGCTGGACCTAATGAAGAAGGGGAGCTAGTGGTTCTAAGCGTATGGCCAGGTATGACGAGAGGTTTTTGGAGAAACCCTGAGAGATACTTAGAAACCTACTGGTCAACATGGAAAGATGTCTGGGTTCACGGAGATTTAGCCTTTAGAGATGAAGAAGGTTATTTCTATATAGTTGGTAGAAGCGATGATACTATTAAGGTTGCAGGAAAGAGAGTAGGTCCTGCTGAAATTGAAAGCGTTCTTAATTCTTATCCGCAAGTAGTTGAGTCAGCTTGCGTTGGAGTTCCCGATCCAATGAAGGGAGAAAAAGTCATATGCCTAGTGGTCACTAAGAATAATAACATAGAAAAAGAGATAATGAAATACGCTGAGGATAAACTAGGCAAAGCGTTAGCCCCTTCAGAGATTAAAATAGTAAAGGAATTGCCGAAAACTAGAAATGCAAAGATAATGAGGAGATTAATTAGGGCAGTGTATTTAAACAAACCTCTTGGAGATATCTCCTCATTAGAAAATCCATCAAGTTTAGAAGAAATAAGGAAAGTTTTTAGCTAA
- a CDS encoding peroxiredoxin, translated as MVKIGDKAPMFEAIADSGERVSLADFIGKYNIVLYFYPKDDTPGCTREACAFRDNWDLLKEYDVVVIGVSSDDVNSHKQFKEKYKLPFILVSDPDKKIRELYGAKGFILPSRVTFVIDKKGIIRHIYNSQFNPANHVNEALKVLKKIREEEQGSIKN; from the coding sequence ATGGTAAAGATTGGAGATAAAGCTCCTATGTTTGAAGCTATAGCTGATTCCGGAGAAAGAGTATCATTAGCTGATTTCATAGGAAAGTATAACATAGTTTTGTACTTTTATCCTAAGGATGACACCCCTGGTTGCACGAGAGAAGCGTGTGCTTTTAGAGACAATTGGGATTTATTGAAAGAATATGATGTAGTTGTGATAGGCGTGAGTTCTGACGACGTTAACTCTCATAAGCAATTCAAAGAAAAGTATAAATTACCATTTATACTCGTTAGTGATCCAGACAAGAAGATAAGAGAATTGTATGGTGCTAAAGGTTTTATATTACCGTCAAGGGTAACCTTTGTAATAGATAAGAAGGGGATAATTAGACATATTTACAATTCTCAATTTAACCCTGCTAATCATGTTAATGAGGCTCTAAAAGTCTTGAAGAAGATAAGGGAGGAAGAACAAGGGTCAATAAAGAATTAG